In Pongo pygmaeus isolate AG05252 chromosome 13, NHGRI_mPonPyg2-v2.0_pri, whole genome shotgun sequence, one genomic interval encodes:
- the TMEM252 gene encoding transmembrane protein 252 encodes MQNRTGLILCALALLMGFLMVCLGAFFISWGSIFDCQGSLIAAYLLLPLGFVILLSGIFWSNYRQVTESKGVLRHMLRQHLAHGALSVATVDRPDFYPPAYEESLEVEKQSCPAEREASGIPPPLYTETGLEFQDGNDSHPEAPPSYRESIASLVVTAISEDAQRRGQEC; translated from the exons ATGCAGAACAGAACTGGCCTCATTCTCTGTGCTCTTGCCCTCCTGATGGGTTTCCTGATGGTCTGCCTGGGGGCCTTCTTCATTTCCTGGGGCTCCATATTCGACTGTCAGGGGAGCCTGATTGCTGCCTATTTGCTTCTGCCTCTGGGGTTTGTGATCCTTCTGAGTGGAATTTTCTGGAGCAACTACCGCCAGGTGACTGAAAGCAAAGGCGTGTTGAGGCACATGCTCCGACAACACCTTGCTCATGGGGCCCTGTCCGTGGCCACAGTAGACAG GCCAGACTTTTACCCTCCAGCTTATGAAGAGAGCCTTGAGGTGGAAAAGCAAAGCTGTCCTGCAGAGAGAGAGGCCTCTGGCATTCCTCCACCTCTATATACAGAGACGGGCCTGGAATTCCAGGATGGAAATGACTCCCACCCAGAGGCCCCACCATCTTATAGAGAGTCCATAGCCAGCCTGGTGGTGACAGCAATCTCAGAGGACGCCCAGAGGCGAGGCCAAGAGTGCTGA